In Siniperca chuatsi isolate FFG_IHB_CAS linkage group LG16, ASM2008510v1, whole genome shotgun sequence, the following proteins share a genomic window:
- the LOC122862731 gene encoding prospero homeobox protein 1-like codes for MPDHDSDSLLNRQTKRRRVDIGVKRTVGSTASSTAAATTATTDNIARAKAAIFSAMNSLSSHSHHGSDTDSMECSVVQPHGGPGVVSANDSESKSNVLRKLLKRANSYEDTMMPFPGTTIISQLLKNNMAKNGGGPERGERGDRGDRGDAGFPGSGLSNASSDAPQEDVCSNSSQDSTPQECLSPFGRPPGLATFDIERLNDEHLRAKRARVENIIRGMSHSPSVVVPASSRHEHDHEMDGEREMELDCPPPQSQQQAPSSPRGGEVCSSSSRENKRKQRLPQQQQQSFTQLVCQRKEQKQEERRQLKLQLEDMQKQLRQLQEKFFQIYDSTDDSEHNDLHNDLHNDIGNMSEDSPARSDTGGDDRGGDDLRSDNEMSDLDPGHFLDRARALLQEQALLADREKPRREGLSRSKGQGGPGSSMHAEGKQLAETLKQELNSAMTQVVDTVVKVFAKPPRPTPQQAFPPLSIPPERFPTVVNGDNPNFHTANQRLQCFGDVIIPNPLDPFASMPGMPGATNDQTEALPLVVRKTPSEHHHHQSSAVGAHGGHHHPALHPSSLSASMGFSPPSFRHPFPLPLMGYPFQSPLGAPTGGYTGKDRSSPDSMDLSRETTSLRTKMASGHHLGHHHRSCSPAHPGSTAEGLSLSLIKSECGDLQDMADISPYSGSNIQEGLSPNHLKKAKLMFFYTRYPSSNMLKMFFSDVKFNRCITSQLIKWFSNFREFYYIQMEKFARQSINDGVTGTEELSVSRDCELFRALNMHYNKANDFEVPDRFLEVAEITLREFFNAIVAGKDVDPSWKKAIYKVICKLDSEVPEIFKSPNCLQELLHE; via the exons ATGCCGGACCATGACAGCGACTCCCTCCTGAACAGACAGACCAAGCGAAGACGTGTGGACATTGGTGTTAAGAGGACCGTGGGCAGCACAGCCTcctccacagcagcagccacaACAGCAACCACTGATAACATTGCCCGCGCCAAAGCAGCCATTTTCAGTGCCATGAACTCTCTGAGCTCCCACTCTCACCACGGATCAGACACCGACTCCATGGAGTGCTCTGTAGTGCAGCCACATGGTGGGCCTGGCGTTGTATCAGCCAACGATAGTGAGTCCAAGTCCAATGTACTCCGAAAGCTACTGAAGAGGGCCAACTCATACGAGGACACAATGATGCCCTTCCCTGGCACCACCATTATCTCCCAGCTTCTCAAGAataacatggctaaaaatggaGGAGGACCCgagaggggagaaagaggggaCAGGGGTGATAGAGGGGATGCTGGGTTCCCTGGATCAGGGCTGTCCAATGCAAGTTCAGATGCTCCCCAGGAGGATGTCTGCAGTAACTCCTCCCAGGACAGCACCCCTCAAGAGTGCTTGTCACCGTTTGGTCGTCCTCCTGGCCTGGCCACCTTTGACATTGAACGTCTTAATGATGAACACCTGCGTGCCAAGCGAGCCCGTGTAGAGAACATTATACGTGGTATGAGCCACTCACCCAGTGTGGTGGTACCTGCTTCTTCCCGTCATGAGCATGACCATGAGATGGATGGTGAAAGGGAGATGGAGCTAGACTGCCCACCCCCTCAGTCTCAGCAGCAAGCCCCCAGCAGCCCACGGGGAGGCGAGGTGTGCAGCAGTAGCAGCCGAGAGAACAAGCGTAAGCAGCGTCTGcctcagcagcaacagcagagcTTCACCCAGCTGGTGTGCCAGAGGAAGGAACAGAAACAAGAGGAGCGACGTcaactgaagctgcagctggaggacatGCAGAAACAGCTACGCCAGCTGCAGGAGAAGTTCTTTCAGATCTATGACTCAACCGACGACTCAGAACACAATGACCTCCACAATGACCTCCACAATGACATAGGAAACATGTCTGAGGACAGCCCAGCCAGGTCTGACACCGGCGGCGATGACCGGGGTGGAGATGACTTGCGCTCTGACAATGAGATGTCTGACCTAGACCCTGGCCATTTCCTGGACAGGGCGCGGGCATTGCTTCAGGAGCAGGCCCTGCTGGCGGACAGAGAGAAGCCAAGAAGAGAGGGGCTCAGCCGAAGTAAAGGACAGGGAGGTCCAGGCTCCTCCATGCATGCTGAAGGTAAACAGCTGGCAGAAACACTGAAGCAGGAACTCAATTCAGCCATGACCCAGGTGGTGGACACAGTGGTGAAGGTGTTTGCCAAGCCTCCACGCCCTACACCCCAGCAAGCCTTCCCCCCGCTTTCCATACCTCCTGAAAGATTTCCCACTGTTGTCAATGGAGATAACCCCAACTTCCACACCGCCAACCAGAGGCTGCAGTGCTTCGGCGATGTCATCATTCCCAATCCACTAGACCCCTTTGCCAGCATGCCCGGGATGCCAGGCGCCACCAATGACCAAACCGAGGCACTGCCCTTAGTCGTGAGGAAGACACCCAGtgagcaccaccaccaccagtccTCAGCTGTGGGTGCACATGGCGGGCACCACCACCCCGCCCTTCACCCCTCCTCGCTCTCTGCCTCTATGGGCTTCAGCCCCCCATCCTTCAGACACCCGTTTCCACTGCCTCTCATGGGCTACCCTTTCCAGAGTCCCCTTGGTGCACCCACAGGTGGCTACACAGGAAAGGACCGTTCCTCACCAGACTCCATGGACCTGTCCCGAGAGACCACCAGCCTAAGGACCAAGATGGCATCAGGTCACCACCTGGGGCACCACCATCGCTCTTGTTCACCAGCGCACCCTGGCAGCACAGCCGAGGgactctccctgtctctcatCAAGTCTGAGTGCGGTGACCTCCAGGACATGGCTGACATCTCACCTTACTCAGGCAGCAAT ATCCAAGAGGGTCTCTCCCCCAATCATCTGAAGAAGGCCAAGCTCATGTTTTTCTACACCCGCTACCCAAGCTCTAATATGCTCAAGATGTTCTTCTCTGATGTCAAG TTTAATCGCTGCATAACCTCCCAGCTGATCAAGTGGTTCAGCAACTTCAGGGAGTTCTACTACATCCAGATGGAGAAGTTTGCCCGCCAGTCTATCAATGACGGAGTCACTGGAACAGAGGAGCTGAGTGTCAGCCGCGACTGCGAGCTCTTCCGAGCCCTGAACATGCACTACAACAAGGCAAATGACTTTGAG GTCCCTGATCGTTTCCTGGAGGTGGCCGAGATTACACTGAGGGAGTTCTTCAACGCCATCGTGGCTGGCAAAGACGTGGACCCGTCCTGGAAGAAGGCCATCTACAAGGTCATCTGCAAACTGGACAGCGAGGTCCCCGAGATCTTCAAGTCCCCCAACTGTCTCCAAGAGCTTCTACACGAGTaa